A genome region from Chthonomonas sp. includes the following:
- the accD gene encoding acetyl-CoA carboxylase, carboxyltransferase subunit beta: MRAGKTTGNPPASNAFLQCSNCKKTLFRREFEQNLMVCPACDHHHRMSAEQRIEATFDEGTFEELDANLTSIDTLTFPDYAEKLEQAIAKTGRNDGMIAGKADIVGQPCYVALSEFAFMGGSMGSVAGEKVTRTLERAAKDRIPAVIFCTSGGARMQEGLLSLMQMARTTAAAELCRQAGAPFITVFTDPTMAGVLASYASIADVILCEPKALVGFAGARVSKQAQVVKAPDNFQSAEFCLQKGMVDRVVHRRELRDTLGSLAAMLAGGVR, encoded by the coding sequence ATGCGGGCAGGAAAAACCACGGGAAATCCTCCGGCGAGCAACGCCTTCTTGCAGTGCAGCAACTGCAAAAAAACCCTCTTTCGACGCGAGTTTGAGCAAAACCTGATGGTTTGCCCCGCTTGCGACCACCACCATCGGATGTCGGCCGAGCAGCGCATCGAAGCGACCTTTGACGAAGGCACCTTTGAGGAGCTTGACGCGAATCTGACCAGCATCGACACGCTGACGTTTCCCGATTACGCCGAAAAGCTGGAGCAAGCGATCGCCAAGACTGGCCGCAACGACGGCATGATCGCCGGTAAGGCCGATATTGTTGGTCAGCCCTGCTATGTCGCCCTGTCGGAATTCGCGTTTATGGGCGGTTCGATGGGCTCGGTTGCGGGCGAGAAGGTCACCCGCACATTGGAGCGCGCCGCCAAAGATCGCATCCCCGCGGTCATCTTTTGCACCAGCGGCGGCGCCCGCATGCAGGAAGGCCTGCTGAGCCTGATGCAAATGGCGCGCACAACCGCCGCCGCCGAACTCTGTCGCCAAGCCGGCGCGCCGTTCATCACCGTGTTTACCGATCCAACCATGGCGGGCGTCCTCGCGAGTTACGCAAGCATCGCCGACGTGATTCTCTGCGAGCCCAAAGCACTGGTCGGGTTTGCCGGAGCCCGCGTAAGCAAACAGGCCCAAGTCGTGAAAGCGCCCGACAACTTCCAATCCGCCGAATTCTGCCTCCAAAAGGGCATGGTGGACCGCGTTGTCCACCGCCGCGAACTGCGCGACACACTTGGCTCGCTGGCCGCGATGCTGGCGGGAGGCGTGCGCTGA
- a CDS encoding alpha/beta fold hydrolase: MITIAALSLGLGLLQTDELPRKPMLGIQFQPNSLAVAGTAPGGSAEGALKTGDVIVEFDKKAVKAPGEVTTALTKMRTGQKVDVTVQRDGKPLKIAMTLKERPREVSADYDVIYGHVMSNGKRIRTIITRPKAEGKYPVFFMMQGLGQFSMDFPLSGTTGPYREFLAHFAKQKFVTIRVEKPGMGDAEGGPYPDTDFYTEGDVYLQALRDVKKKPYVNPDRVFLFGHSMGGTFGPWVVSQEPVYGFIPSSTLYKTWTEYWLENVRRQNVLAGASPTDVDQQARADAVIQPLVLLHGWSPAQVAEKFPEYKASIDGYFAADPTKMMGRTLEFWRQLAKLNLPELWTKVKCNTLVLWGEYDFVSTEADHLMIRDQLNAQNPGSATYARIPNSFHGFTQASSYENAFRVQGQAFNNRVIEVMDEWIKKQLGD, encoded by the coding sequence ATGATCACAATCGCCGCTCTCTCGCTGGGTCTTGGCCTGCTGCAAACGGACGAACTCCCGCGCAAGCCGATGCTGGGCATCCAGTTTCAGCCGAACTCGTTGGCCGTGGCTGGCACCGCCCCCGGCGGATCCGCGGAAGGTGCGCTGAAGACGGGGGACGTGATTGTCGAGTTCGACAAGAAGGCCGTGAAGGCACCCGGCGAAGTCACGACGGCACTGACCAAGATGCGTACCGGCCAGAAGGTGGACGTCACCGTGCAGCGCGACGGCAAGCCGTTAAAGATCGCGATGACGCTCAAGGAGCGGCCGCGCGAGGTCTCGGCCGACTACGATGTGATTTATGGCCACGTGATGAGCAACGGCAAGCGGATCCGCACGATCATCACGCGGCCCAAAGCCGAGGGCAAGTATCCGGTGTTCTTTATGATGCAGGGCTTGGGGCAGTTCAGCATGGACTTTCCACTGAGTGGCACCACCGGGCCGTATCGCGAGTTTCTGGCCCACTTCGCCAAGCAGAAGTTTGTGACCATCCGCGTGGAGAAGCCGGGCATGGGCGACGCCGAGGGTGGGCCGTACCCTGACACCGACTTTTACACCGAGGGCGATGTGTACCTTCAGGCGCTGCGCGATGTGAAGAAGAAGCCGTACGTCAACCCCGACCGCGTGTTCCTGTTTGGGCATAGCATGGGCGGCACCTTTGGGCCGTGGGTGGTGAGCCAGGAGCCCGTTTATGGTTTCATCCCGAGCAGCACGCTTTACAAAACCTGGACCGAGTACTGGCTGGAAAATGTGCGCCGCCAAAATGTGTTGGCCGGAGCGAGCCCGACCGACGTGGATCAGCAGGCGCGCGCCGACGCCGTGATTCAGCCTCTGGTGCTCCTGCACGGGTGGTCGCCGGCGCAGGTTGCCGAGAAATTCCCCGAGTACAAGGCAAGCATAGACGGCTACTTCGCCGCCGATCCCACCAAGATGATGGGCCGAACACTCGAGTTCTGGCGACAGTTAGCGAAGCTCAACTTGCCCGAACTTTGGACCAAGGTAAAGTGCAATACGCTGGTGCTTTGGGGCGAGTACGACTTTGTGAGCACGGAAGCGGATCACTTGATGATTCGCGATCAGTTGAACGCACAGAATCCAGGCTCAGCCACCTACGCCCGCATTCCGAACAGCTTCCACGGCTTCACGCAAGCCAGTAGCTACGAGAACGCGTTTCGCGTGCAAGGGCAGGCGTTCAACAATCGCGTTATCGAAGTGATGGACGAGTGGATCAAGAAGCAGCTCGGCGACTAA
- a CDS encoding acetyl-CoA carboxylase carboxyltransferase subunit alpha: MAEKMRPTTWKQWEKNVLDLEDAVRQLKELLPSTNADRRAELENKISTYEKTLQGAIKRLYESPDPWEKVLIARCERRPYTLDLINAVCTNFIELQGDRRFGVDNAIIGGPARIDGRAVMVIGHQKGRNIQERQMRNFAMSKPEGYRKAIRLMDMADRFGLPIVTFVDTPAADPGVESESRGISEAIAAAIQKMFEVEVPIVSAVIGEGGSGGAIGIAVANRIMMLEHAVYSVIPPEGCAAILWRRPEMGPEAAAALNLTAQNALELKLVDEIVPEGLGGFHRNQASVMDDVKTRILGHLDELSGLSRDQLKKDRYEKFRKMGRFSGQ, encoded by the coding sequence ATGGCCGAGAAAATGCGACCGACCACGTGGAAGCAGTGGGAGAAAAATGTCCTCGACCTCGAGGATGCGGTCCGCCAACTGAAGGAACTTCTTCCTTCGACCAACGCCGATCGCCGCGCGGAGTTGGAAAACAAGATTTCCACCTACGAAAAGACCCTGCAGGGCGCGATAAAGCGCCTGTATGAGAGCCCCGATCCGTGGGAGAAGGTGCTCATCGCTCGCTGCGAGCGACGGCCTTACACGCTCGACCTCATTAACGCGGTCTGCACCAACTTTATTGAGCTCCAAGGCGATCGCCGCTTTGGCGTGGACAACGCGATTATTGGCGGACCGGCCCGTATTGATGGCCGCGCGGTGATGGTGATTGGCCACCAAAAGGGTCGCAACATTCAGGAGCGCCAAATGCGCAACTTCGCGATGAGCAAGCCAGAGGGTTACCGCAAGGCAATTCGCTTGATGGACATGGCCGACCGCTTCGGTTTGCCGATCGTCACCTTTGTGGACACTCCCGCCGCCGACCCCGGCGTCGAGAGCGAGTCGCGCGGGATTAGCGAGGCGATCGCCGCGGCGATTCAGAAGATGTTCGAGGTCGAGGTGCCGATCGTGAGCGCCGTGATTGGCGAAGGCGGAAGCGGCGGGGCCATCGGCATTGCCGTCGCCAACCGCATCATGATGCTGGAGCACGCGGTGTACAGCGTCATTCCGCCCGAGGGTTGCGCCGCCATTTTGTGGCGACGGCCCGAGATGGGTCCTGAGGCCGCCGCGGCCCTTAACCTGACCGCGCAGAACGCGCTGGAACTGAAACTCGTGGACGAGATTGTCCCCGAGGGCTTGGGTGGGTTCCACCGCAACCAAGCCTCAGTCATGGACGACGTCAAGACGCGCATTCTTGGCCACCTCGATGAACTTTCTGGCCTTTCGCGCGATCAACTGAAGAAGGATCGCTACGAGAAGTTTCGAAAGATGGGGCGATTCTCAGGCCAATGA
- the rpoC gene encoding DNA-directed RNA polymerase subunit beta' — translation MADVTLFDKLRIGIASPEEIRSWAYRKDGDGQMIYYEVKKPETINYRTFKPERDGLFCERIFGPTKDWECACGKYKKVKYKGTICDRCGVEVTRSKVRRERMGIVELAAPVCHIWYLKGVPSPLSLILDISPRQLEKVAYFASFIVIELDKEQIDGLMPAIRQQVEDEKKAIQDEIRELETESVSRLCNEMRNNPDEYADDAFVRDRMKTNFDRIRAEYRDADDRLKDLDVAVDLLGKLELNQLIDEDKWRAVSKMLDAVGRRMRKDISGLVRARIGADAIAELLKKVDCERLARELRQEIVTTTTQRRARAIKRLELIEALISSKSRPEWMILGVVPVISPELRPMVQLDGGRFATSDLNDLYRRIINRNNRLKKIMEIQAPESIINHEKRLLQEAVDALIDNGRRTRPVVGSNSRPLKSLSDMLKGKEGRFRKNLLGKRVDYSGRSVIVVGPHLKLNQCGLPKEMALELFKPFVMKTLVERKITQNIKTAKRMIDRMHPAVWDGLEEVIKEHPVLLNRAPTLHRLGIQAFEPILVEGKAIQVHPLVCHAYNADFDGDQMAVHVPLSQQAQAEARVLMMSTQNLFSPADGKPVMAPIQDIVLGNYALTFVSRRGLAKLEEIERLHKENPELHPAPKIYNSIDEVLFVLDSPVTQGQMGLNDPIKVRLSRPLFRVDSEIDFRDYKSGQEYVYETYLDEDDEEQRRLVPLDMEWEEVVVTATPGQLIYNNILPWPLKFSNEMLKTELGKKQLAEVVIRCHRLVGVDATIHLLDELKALGFKWATRYGLSVAITDMDPPAKRDEILAEAEQKSNRISTQFQRGMLDFNEMQRSLIKLWQDTYDQIGVELTRGMDQFNPLSIITVSGARGSVKQLAQLSGMRGLMMNQFNEVIYELPVKNSFHRGLSMLEYFVTTHGARKGLADTALRTADAGYLTRRLCDVAQDVIIRTKDCGTTDGIVIHRMTHEGETLQHIGERVTGRVSLSTITDPDTGEVVFSYDDLITLEVSGGVTKLEQAFAAEYEAVETDAERKAVADKYERAGFVVDEHDQLGVRVRSPLTCEMEQGICAKCYGVDLSSKRVVEVGVAVGIIAAQSIGEPGTQLTMRTFHTGGVAGSATIARTNQYKTGKFVKQFMEDFSTATKTDMKEFDATKLIEAQESIVKGLFSKSRQESETEAKKPKTERQTKAAEKAALKMDKDSQKLWDRSRKTFFASWTGESSGIVRVEEIFEARKQPRGKAIICPVTGIVAEIQESSYGRFVIVEADVPLKGPLRDAYISDSQNWTPEMEGFTYMERLVGSKLVASALTILRKYGQETVKILYPILVPPLGKLPVQKGSRVIKGDPLTDGPRDPHEVLDLAGRDAVYDYFVTNLQSVYKSQGVDINDKHVEVIVRQMLRKRQVKEPGDTPFLPGQVVDRFRFDRENDRVKQLIATGRTIKYMDPVTGDNVERNPKEANATWILLGITEASLATDSFLSAASFQKTTRVLTDAAVRGKYDGLVGLKENVIIGRLIPAGTGASNYRDVAIEVDKSAPTWAQQSLTALVEADEFGDTASLDMMDLGSLSDLAGEIDMPGLGEPAPEGAETIMQINDDGTPAES, via the coding sequence ATGGCAGACGTCACACTTTTTGATAAGCTCCGCATTGGAATCGCAAGTCCCGAAGAAATCCGCAGTTGGGCATACCGCAAAGACGGCGACGGGCAAATGATCTACTACGAGGTCAAGAAGCCCGAGACAATTAACTACCGCACCTTCAAGCCCGAACGCGATGGCCTGTTCTGCGAACGAATTTTTGGTCCGACCAAGGACTGGGAATGCGCCTGCGGTAAGTACAAAAAGGTTAAGTACAAGGGCACCATCTGCGACCGTTGCGGCGTCGAAGTCACCCGCAGCAAAGTGCGCCGCGAGCGCATGGGCATCGTCGAGCTGGCGGCCCCGGTTTGCCACATTTGGTACCTCAAGGGCGTTCCCTCGCCGCTGAGCCTCATCCTCGATATCTCGCCGCGACAACTCGAAAAGGTCGCCTACTTCGCTTCGTTTATCGTCATCGAACTGGATAAGGAGCAAATCGACGGCCTCATGCCTGCGATCCGCCAGCAAGTGGAAGACGAGAAGAAGGCGATTCAGGACGAGATTCGCGAACTGGAAACCGAATCGGTCTCGCGCCTCTGCAACGAAATGCGCAACAACCCGGACGAGTACGCCGACGACGCGTTTGTCCGCGATCGCATGAAGACGAACTTCGACCGCATCCGCGCCGAATACCGCGACGCGGACGACCGTCTGAAGGACCTCGACGTCGCCGTGGACCTGCTCGGCAAGCTCGAACTGAACCAGCTGATTGACGAAGACAAGTGGCGCGCGGTGAGCAAAATGCTTGACGCCGTCGGTCGCCGCATGCGCAAGGACATCAGCGGCCTGGTTCGCGCCCGCATCGGCGCCGACGCCATCGCCGAACTTCTCAAGAAGGTTGACTGCGAACGCCTGGCTCGCGAACTGCGCCAAGAAATCGTCACCACGACGACCCAACGCCGCGCCCGCGCCATCAAGCGTCTGGAACTCATCGAAGCGCTGATCAGCTCGAAGAGCCGACCGGAGTGGATGATCCTCGGCGTCGTGCCGGTCATCTCGCCGGAGCTGCGACCGATGGTCCAACTCGACGGTGGCCGCTTTGCCACGTCGGATCTGAACGATCTCTATCGCCGCATCATCAACCGCAACAACCGCCTGAAGAAGATCATGGAAATTCAGGCGCCGGAAAGCATTATCAACCACGAAAAGCGCCTGCTGCAAGAAGCCGTCGATGCCCTCATCGATAACGGTCGCCGCACTCGCCCGGTGGTCGGGAGCAACAGCCGCCCGCTCAAGTCGCTCAGCGACATGCTCAAGGGTAAGGAAGGTCGCTTCCGCAAGAACCTGCTCGGTAAGCGCGTTGACTATTCTGGTCGTTCGGTTATCGTGGTCGGCCCGCACCTTAAGCTCAACCAGTGCGGTCTGCCCAAGGAAATGGCGCTCGAACTGTTTAAGCCGTTCGTGATGAAGACTCTGGTGGAACGCAAGATCACCCAGAACATCAAGACGGCCAAGCGCATGATCGATCGCATGCATCCGGCGGTTTGGGACGGCCTCGAAGAGGTCATCAAGGAGCACCCGGTTCTGCTGAACCGCGCTCCGACCCTGCACCGACTTGGGATCCAGGCATTCGAACCGATCCTCGTGGAAGGGAAGGCCATTCAGGTCCACCCGCTGGTTTGCCACGCCTACAACGCCGACTTTGACGGCGACCAAATGGCCGTGCACGTGCCGCTGAGCCAACAGGCCCAAGCAGAAGCGCGCGTCCTGATGATGTCGACGCAAAACCTCTTCTCGCCCGCGGACGGAAAGCCGGTTATGGCGCCGATCCAAGACATCGTTTTGGGCAACTACGCGCTGACGTTCGTCAGCCGACGCGGCCTCGCGAAGCTGGAAGAAATCGAGCGACTGCACAAGGAAAACCCGGAACTGCATCCCGCGCCGAAGATCTACAACAGCATCGACGAGGTGTTGTTCGTGCTTGATTCGCCGGTAACGCAAGGTCAGATGGGCCTCAACGATCCGATTAAGGTTCGCCTTAGCCGACCGCTCTTCCGCGTGGACAGCGAGATTGATTTCCGCGACTACAAGTCGGGTCAAGAATACGTTTACGAAACCTACTTGGACGAAGACGATGAAGAGCAGCGCCGCCTGGTGCCGCTCGACATGGAGTGGGAAGAAGTCGTCGTGACCGCCACCCCGGGCCAGTTGATCTACAACAACATCCTTCCGTGGCCGCTCAAGTTCAGCAACGAAATGCTCAAGACCGAACTCGGCAAGAAGCAACTCGCCGAAGTCGTCATCCGCTGCCACCGATTGGTGGGCGTGGACGCCACGATTCACCTGCTGGACGAGCTCAAGGCACTTGGCTTTAAGTGGGCTACACGATACGGCCTTTCGGTCGCCATCACCGACATGGACCCGCCCGCCAAGCGCGACGAGATTCTCGCCGAAGCCGAGCAGAAGTCGAACCGCATCAGCACGCAGTTCCAACGCGGCATGCTCGACTTTAACGAAATGCAGCGCAGCCTCATTAAGCTGTGGCAAGACACCTACGACCAAATCGGGGTCGAGTTGACGCGCGGTATGGACCAGTTCAATCCGCTGTCGATCATCACGGTCTCCGGTGCACGGGGTTCGGTCAAGCAGCTTGCGCAGCTCTCCGGGATGCGCGGGCTCATGATGAACCAGTTCAACGAAGTTATCTATGAGCTGCCGGTCAAGAACTCGTTCCACCGCGGCCTCTCGATGCTTGAGTACTTCGTGACCACTCACGGTGCCCGTAAGGGTCTCGCCGACACCGCTCTGCGAACCGCTGACGCTGGTTACCTGACGCGACGCCTTTGCGACGTTGCTCAGGACGTGATTATCCGCACCAAGGATTGCGGCACCACCGACGGCATCGTGATTCACCGCATGACACACGAAGGCGAAACCCTTCAGCATATCGGCGAACGGGTCACGGGACGCGTCTCGCTGAGCACGATCACCGACCCGGATACCGGCGAAGTGGTCTTTAGCTACGATGACCTCATCACGCTCGAAGTCTCGGGCGGAGTTACCAAGCTGGAGCAAGCCTTTGCCGCCGAGTACGAAGCCGTGGAGACCGATGCCGAACGCAAGGCGGTCGCCGATAAGTACGAGCGCGCCGGTTTTGTGGTGGACGAACACGACCAACTCGGCGTGCGTGTCCGCTCGCCGCTGACCTGCGAAATGGAACAAGGCATCTGCGCCAAGTGCTACGGTGTTGACCTTTCCAGCAAGCGCGTGGTGGAAGTCGGCGTGGCCGTCGGCATCATCGCCGCCCAGTCGATTGGTGAACCCGGAACGCAGCTGACGATGCGAACGTTCCACACCGGTGGTGTGGCCGGTTCGGCGACGATTGCTCGCACGAACCAGTACAAGACCGGTAAGTTCGTGAAGCAGTTCATGGAGGACTTCAGCACGGCCACCAAGACTGACATGAAGGAGTTCGACGCCACCAAGCTGATCGAAGCCCAAGAGTCGATCGTCAAGGGTCTGTTTAGCAAGTCGCGACAAGAATCCGAAACCGAAGCCAAGAAGCCGAAGACCGAACGCCAAACCAAGGCCGCCGAAAAGGCCGCCTTGAAGATGGACAAGGACTCGCAAAAGCTGTGGGACCGCAGCCGAAAGACCTTCTTCGCCTCGTGGACGGGTGAATCCAGTGGTATCGTCCGGGTCGAAGAAATCTTCGAAGCCCGAAAGCAACCGCGGGGTAAGGCAATTATTTGTCCGGTCACCGGGATTGTCGCCGAAATTCAAGAATCCAGCTATGGCCGATTCGTGATTGTAGAAGCCGACGTGCCCCTCAAGGGTCCGCTGCGCGATGCCTACATCAGCGATAGCCAAAACTGGACGCCGGAAATGGAAGGCTTTACCTACATGGAGCGTCTCGTGGGCTCCAAGTTGGTGGCCTCGGCTCTGACCATCCTGCGCAAGTACGGCCAAGAAACGGTGAAGATTCTTTATCCGATTCTGGTTCCGCCGCTCGGTAAGTTGCCGGTGCAAAAGGGAAGCCGCGTGATTAAGGGTGACCCGCTCACCGATGGTCCGCGCGATCCGCATGAAGTTCTGGACCTGGCTGGCCGCGACGCGGTGTACGACTACTTTGTGACCAACCTCCAATCGGTGTATAAGTCGCAGGGTGTAGACATCAACGACAAGCACGTTGAAGTCATCGTTCGCCAAATGCTGCGCAAGCGCCAAGTGAAGGAGCCGGGCGATACGCCGTTCCTGCCGGGTCAAGTGGTGGACCGCTTCCGATTCGATCGCGAAAACGATCGCGTGAAGCAGCTCATCGCGACGGGTCGCACGATCAAGTACATGGATCCGGTGACGGGCGACAACGTGGAGCGCAATCCGAAGGAAGCGAACGCGACCTGGATTCTGCTCGGGATTACGGAAGCCTCGCTGGCCACGGACTCGTTCCTCAGCGCCGCCTCGTTCCAAAAGACGACTCGCGTCCTGACCGACGCCGCCGTCCGCGGAAAGTACGACGGTCTGGTCGGCCTTAAGGAAAACGTGATCATCGGTCGCTTGATTCCTGCCGGTACCGGCGCGAGTAACTATCGCGACGTGGCGATCGAAGTCGACAAGAGTGCGCCGACTTGGGCTCAGCAATCGCTGACCGCGCTGGTCGAAGCCGACGAGTTTGGCGACACCGCCTCGCTCGACATGATGGACCTCGGTTCGCTCTCCGATCTGGCGGGCGAAATCGACATGCCCGGTCTGGGTGAGCCCGCTCCGGAAGGCGCGGAAACGATCATGCAGATCAACGACGACGGGACCCCGGCCGAAAGCTAA
- the ychF gene encoding redox-regulated ATPase YchF produces the protein MLRAGNVGLPNVGKSTLFNAVVANAQAQAANFPFCTIEPNVGMVNVPDDRLDVLAKISGSEQILPARVEFVDIAGLVKGASNGEGLGNQFLANIREVDAIVHVVRCFDNDDILHVMNSVDPARDIEIINYELILADMAQVERRIERARKDARQKKEAQIEVDALEKVLPLLEAGNPARGADLSEDERAVIKHLGLLSLKPIIYAANVSEADLATGNKYVEQVKAIAAAEGAKVIVISAQVEAELTELPEEDRQEFLESLGVKEGGLQSLIRTTYDLLGLQTYFTTGPKETRAWTITKGMTAPQAAGVIHSDFERGFIRAETVAYKDLAEYGSMGAAKEKGLVRSEGKEYVVNEGDVMLFRFNV, from the coding sequence ATGCTCCGCGCCGGTAATGTCGGTCTCCCTAACGTCGGAAAGTCCACCCTCTTCAATGCGGTGGTCGCCAACGCCCAGGCTCAGGCCGCGAACTTTCCTTTTTGCACCATTGAACCCAACGTGGGGATGGTCAACGTGCCCGACGACCGTCTGGACGTTCTCGCCAAGATTTCCGGTTCGGAGCAGATTCTGCCCGCCCGCGTGGAATTCGTGGATATCGCCGGCTTGGTCAAGGGCGCGAGCAACGGCGAAGGGCTGGGCAACCAGTTTCTGGCCAACATCCGCGAAGTGGACGCCATTGTCCACGTGGTCCGCTGCTTTGATAACGACGATATTCTGCACGTAATGAACTCGGTGGACCCGGCTCGGGACATTGAGATCATCAACTACGAACTCATTCTTGCTGACATGGCGCAGGTGGAGCGCCGTATTGAGCGCGCCCGCAAGGACGCCCGCCAAAAGAAAGAAGCGCAGATTGAAGTGGACGCGCTGGAAAAGGTGCTTCCGTTACTGGAAGCGGGGAATCCCGCGCGCGGTGCCGACCTTTCCGAGGATGAGCGCGCGGTGATCAAGCACCTCGGGCTGCTTTCGCTCAAGCCGATCATCTACGCCGCCAACGTCAGCGAAGCCGATCTCGCGACCGGAAACAAGTACGTCGAGCAAGTGAAGGCGATCGCCGCCGCCGAAGGCGCGAAGGTCATTGTGATCAGCGCCCAGGTCGAAGCCGAACTCACCGAGTTGCCGGAAGAAGATCGCCAAGAGTTCTTGGAAAGTCTCGGCGTCAAGGAAGGCGGCCTGCAAAGCCTCATCCGAACGACGTACGATCTGCTGGGCTTGCAAACCTACTTCACAACCGGACCCAAGGAAACCCGCGCCTGGACGATTACCAAGGGCATGACCGCCCCCCAAGCCGCCGGCGTGATTCACAGCGACTTCGAGCGCGGATTTATTCGTGCGGAAACCGTCGCCTACAAGGATCTCGCCGAGTATGGCTCGATGGGCGCCGCGAAGGAGAAGGGCTTAGTCCGGAGCGAAGGCAAGGAATACGTCGTCAACGAGGGCGACGTGATGCTGTTCCGGTTTAACGTTTAG
- a CDS encoding DinB family protein: MNPDPLKSALAGQFRAQLKMMRQCIELCPDELWASGQHPRALWRIVYHALFYTQYYLMPHHEANTPWEKHQNQAVVLWDDDEEGMPPVETTYSREDIIGYLDQIDGQVVSWLDALDLTSPESGFPWYKIPKLDHVLVNLRHLGIHLGQVQQVLFENGHDPDWTSVVR, translated from the coding sequence ATGAACCCCGATCCGCTGAAGTCCGCGCTTGCCGGCCAGTTTCGCGCCCAACTCAAGATGATGCGTCAGTGCATCGAGCTCTGCCCGGACGAGCTGTGGGCGAGCGGCCAACATCCGCGCGCCCTGTGGCGCATCGTCTACCACGCGCTGTTTTACACCCAGTACTACTTGATGCCGCACCACGAGGCGAACACGCCATGGGAAAAGCACCAAAACCAAGCCGTGGTGCTGTGGGACGACGACGAGGAAGGCATGCCGCCGGTGGAGACCACCTATTCCCGCGAAGACATCATCGGCTACTTGGATCAGATTGACGGTCAAGTTGTGAGTTGGCTCGATGCGCTGGACCTGACCTCGCCCGAGAGTGGCTTCCCCTGGTACAAGATTCCGAAACTCGATCACGTGCTGGTGAACTTGCGGCACCTTGGCATTCACCTTGGCCAAGTACAGCAAGTGCTGTTTGAGAACGGCCACGATCCGGACTGGACCAGCGTGGTGCGCTAG
- a CDS encoding N-acetylmuramoyl-L-alanine amidase encodes MHVLRSGWTVAAALAAVVGWAQPDYASALWNPAYSGNYSTSNRPSTYPITHVVIHIMEGTYSGSISWFQNPSSNVSAHYMVRSSDGQITQMVREKDIAWHAGVTFYNQQAVGIEHEATSTSTSWYTDNLYWASARLTRYLTAKYNIPLTRTYIIGHRETGRATTCPGPYWDFDNKYMPLLKINATAGTHTFPVSLSPNVSGSVVVRMNNTGVDDWLSLGNDPVFLDTYPAGRVSTFANSWINTTRPSSVFQATPGGTTGEFRFNITAPGTQGYYEEEFQLNRTSVGRFGPVIKLGITVGQTDKAVDNTSTDFTTTGTWSTGTTAVGKYGSDYRFSTYTRKTGAKATWKLGVVQDGFYDVYAWWPAGTNRGASVVYDVDDLIEGALAKPFNQQVNGGQWNLIGRVRLMPGRDYVRMTPVTRSGADAQVAIADAVRVVGPF; translated from the coding sequence ATGCACGTTCTTCGAAGTGGTTGGACGGTCGCGGCGGCGCTCGCCGCAGTGGTCGGTTGGGCTCAACCGGACTACGCCTCCGCCCTTTGGAACCCCGCCTACAGCGGCAACTACTCGACCTCGAACCGCCCCAGCACCTACCCGATCACGCACGTGGTCATCCATATCATGGAGGGCACGTACTCGGGCAGCATCAGTTGGTTCCAGAACCCTTCGTCGAACGTGAGCGCGCACTACATGGTGCGCTCCAGCGACGGCCAGATCACGCAGATGGTCCGCGAAAAGGACATCGCCTGGCACGCCGGGGTCACGTTCTACAACCAGCAAGCCGTCGGGATTGAACACGAAGCGACCAGCACAAGCACCAGTTGGTACACCGACAATCTCTACTGGGCGAGCGCCCGCTTGACCCGCTACCTCACCGCGAAATACAACATTCCGCTCACCCGAACTTACATCATCGGGCACCGCGAAACCGGTCGCGCCACCACCTGCCCTGGGCCGTATTGGGATTTCGACAACAAGTACATGCCGCTGCTCAAAATCAATGCGACGGCGGGCACCCACACCTTCCCCGTGAGCCTGAGCCCCAATGTCAGCGGCAGCGTCGTGGTGCGCATGAACAACACCGGCGTGGACGATTGGCTGAGCCTCGGCAATGACCCGGTCTTCCTCGACACGTATCCGGCGGGCCGCGTCTCCACTTTTGCCAACAGCTGGATCAACACCACGCGACCGTCGTCGGTTTTCCAAGCCACCCCGGGTGGCACCACCGGCGAGTTTCGCTTTAACATCACCGCGCCGGGCACGCAGGGCTACTACGAAGAGGAATTCCAACTTAACCGCACGAGCGTGGGCCGATTCGGCCCGGTCATCAAGCTCGGCATCACCGTCGGCCAGACCGACAAGGCGGTGGATAACACGAGCACGGATTTCACCACGACCGGCACCTGGAGTACGGGTACAACTGCCGTCGGCAAATACGGCTCGGACTACCGATTTAGCACTTACACTCGCAAAACCGGCGCCAAGGCGACCTGGAAACTGGGCGTGGTGCAGGACGGGTTCTACGACGTCTACGCCTGGTGGCCAGCCGGCACCAATCGCGGCGCTTCCGTGGTGTATGACGTGGACGACCTCATCGAAGGCGCGCTCGCCAAACCCTTCAATCAGCAGGTCAATGGCGGCCAATGGAACCTCATCGGGCGGGTTCGCCTGATGCCGGGGCGTGACTACGTGCGCATGACGCCAGTAACCCGCAGCGGCGCGGACGCGCAGGTCGCGATCGCCGACGCGGTGCGCGTGGTCGGGCCGTTCTAG